A region of Subdoligranulum variabile DNA encodes the following proteins:
- a CDS encoding sigma-70 RNA polymerase sigma factor region 4 domain-containing protein, which yields MTYQEKIAWLGQYRASVRREQMLEGELEMMRAAAERVTACLSGMPGAGSDTDRLPRAVERIEETRKKLEQQIEDCVERRFAVMQVVAAVQAPDVQEVLRRRYILGQSYGDIADAMGVVLRRVYQIHRAGVLALSLEEKAS from the coding sequence ATGACCTATCAGGAAAAAATCGCGTGGCTGGGACAATACCGCGCGTCGGTGCGCCGGGAGCAGATGCTGGAAGGCGAACTGGAGATGATGCGGGCCGCCGCCGAGCGGGTGACCGCCTGTCTGAGCGGCATGCCGGGGGCGGGCAGCGACACCGACCGGCTGCCCCGGGCGGTGGAACGTATCGAAGAGACGAGAAAAAAGCTGGAACAACAGATCGAAGACTGCGTGGAGCGCCGCTTTGCGGTGATGCAGGTGGTGGCGGCGGTCCAGGCCCCCGACGTGCAGGAAGTGCTGCGCCGCCGCTACATCCTGGGCCAGAGCTACGGCGACATCGCCGACGCCATGGGGGTGGTGCTGCGCCGCGTCTACCAGATCCACCGCGCCGGGGTGCTGGCCTTGTCCCTGGAAGAAAAGGCTTCCTGA
- the cls gene encoding cardiolipin synthase — MSGHKGTWRHVVRKLLSLIFSRLVVTGVLLLLQIVWLFILFYRLSDYAVWINGVGLALSVIMCLALIRQDSTVPEFKISWLILFTVMPVQGGLLYLLWGDKRPAIRLRHRIERAEARFAPLRTADPAAQETLEHRDPRAAETARYVRDFAPAPVFDGTAVRYYPNGESMFADMLPALQGAEHSIYVESFIIGMGEMWGQIHEILRQKAAAGLDVRVVYDDAGCLSLLPHNYDETLQAEGIRAFSFNRCVPLLNLVMNNRDHRKIMVIDGRIAFTGGVNLADEYINKLVRFGYWKDSGVRLEGPAARSFANIFLAFWQAHYPREVIDFATLPPAAPVATDCLVQPFADSPVDRETVAKNVYLELISQARQRLYICTPYLILDNDLLSALRLAAKRGVDVRIYTPGIPDKPTIYLLTKSYFPSLLRAGVKIYRYVPGFLHAKTWLCDDRVAAVGTVNLDYRSLYLHFECSALLYGGKVLEDIRADFAAIEAECEPVGLEDCRTGFLGTLHSAILRLLAPLC, encoded by the coding sequence ATGTCCGGCCATAAAGGTACCTGGCGCCATGTGGTGCGCAAACTTCTCTCCTTGATCTTCAGCCGTCTGGTGGTCACCGGCGTGCTGCTGCTCCTCCAGATCGTCTGGCTTTTCATCCTGTTCTATCGCCTCAGCGACTACGCCGTCTGGATCAACGGCGTGGGGCTGGCCCTCAGCGTCATCATGTGTCTGGCCCTCATCCGCCAGGACTCCACCGTGCCGGAATTCAAGATCAGCTGGCTCATCCTCTTCACCGTCATGCCGGTGCAGGGCGGACTGCTCTATCTGCTCTGGGGCGACAAGCGCCCCGCCATCCGGCTGCGCCACCGCATCGAGCGGGCGGAGGCGCGGTTCGCCCCGCTGCGCACCGCCGATCCCGCCGCCCAGGAGACGCTGGAACACCGGGATCCCCGGGCCGCCGAGACCGCCCGCTATGTGCGGGACTTTGCCCCTGCGCCGGTCTTTGACGGCACCGCCGTGCGGTACTACCCCAACGGCGAGTCCATGTTCGCCGACATGCTGCCCGCCCTGCAGGGGGCCGAGCACAGCATCTATGTGGAGAGCTTCATCATCGGCATGGGGGAGATGTGGGGCCAGATCCACGAGATCCTCCGCCAGAAGGCCGCTGCCGGCCTGGACGTGCGGGTGGTCTACGACGACGCGGGCTGCCTGAGCCTTTTGCCCCACAACTACGACGAGACCCTGCAGGCGGAGGGCATCCGGGCCTTCTCCTTCAATCGGTGCGTGCCGCTGCTGAATTTGGTGATGAACAACCGGGACCACCGCAAGATCATGGTCATCGACGGGCGGATCGCCTTCACGGGCGGCGTCAACCTGGCCGACGAGTACATCAACAAGCTGGTGCGGTTCGGCTACTGGAAGGACAGCGGCGTCCGGCTGGAAGGCCCCGCCGCCCGCAGCTTCGCCAACATCTTCCTGGCCTTCTGGCAGGCCCACTACCCCCGGGAGGTCATCGACTTCGCCACCCTGCCTCCGGCGGCCCCCGTGGCCACCGACTGCCTGGTACAGCCCTTCGCCGACAGCCCTGTGGACCGGGAGACCGTGGCCAAGAACGTCTACCTGGAACTCATCAGCCAGGCCCGCCAGCGGCTGTACATCTGCACGCCCTACCTGATCCTGGACAACGACCTGCTCAGCGCCCTGCGGCTGGCCGCCAAGCGGGGGGTGGATGTGCGGATCTACACCCCCGGCATCCCCGACAAACCCACCATCTACCTGCTGACCAAGAGCTACTTCCCCTCGCTGCTGCGGGCCGGGGTGAAGATCTACCGCTATGTGCCGGGCTTCCTCCACGCCAAGACCTGGCTCTGCGACGACCGGGTGGCCGCCGTGGGCACCGTCAATCTGGACTACCGCAGCCTCTACCTCCACTTCGAGTGCAGCGCCCTGCTCTACGGCGGCAAGGTATTGGAGGATATTCGCGCCGACTTCGCCGCCATCGAAGCGGAGTGCGAGCCGGTGGGACTGGAGGACTGCCGCACCGGCTTCCTGGGGACCCTGCACAGCGCCATCCTGCGCCTGCTGGCGCCCCTGTGCTGA
- a CDS encoding transketolase → MTKLETLQLKLTATRVRMGVIEATHGAGCGHPGGSLSAADVLTYLYFREMRIDPEQPQDPNRDRFVLSKGHCAPALYAALAERGFFPVADLPTLRHSNSYLQGHPNMNTVPGVDMSTGSLGQGVSAACGMALGAKQQGSDINVYTLLGDGEIDEGQCWEAFMFANHYKLDNLCIMIDVNGLQIDGATRDVMNSEPLDRKMDAFGFNTIVCNGNSFAELEQAFKMFDLSHGSGKPTCFLLRTIKGQGVSYMQNAVEWHGKAPNDEEYEKAMEELRAAHESLEKEIELNNG, encoded by the coding sequence ATGACGAAACTGGAAACGCTGCAGTTAAAGCTGACTGCGACCCGCGTGCGGATGGGCGTGATCGAAGCGACCCACGGCGCCGGGTGCGGCCATCCGGGCGGCAGCCTGTCTGCTGCGGATGTTCTGACATATCTGTACTTCCGTGAGATGCGCATCGACCCCGAACAGCCCCAGGATCCCAACCGGGACCGCTTCGTGCTCAGCAAAGGCCATTGCGCACCCGCGCTGTACGCGGCGCTGGCAGAGCGGGGATTTTTCCCGGTAGCGGACCTGCCCACCCTGCGTCACTCCAACAGCTACCTGCAGGGGCACCCCAACATGAACACCGTGCCCGGTGTGGATATGTCCACCGGCAGCCTGGGCCAGGGCGTTTCGGCCGCCTGCGGCATGGCGCTGGGTGCCAAGCAGCAGGGCAGCGACATCAACGTCTACACCCTGCTGGGCGACGGTGAGATCGACGAGGGTCAGTGCTGGGAAGCCTTCATGTTTGCCAACCACTACAAGCTGGACAACCTCTGCATCATGATCGACGTCAACGGCCTGCAGATCGACGGCGCCACCCGGGACGTGATGAACTCCGAGCCGCTGGACCGCAAGATGGATGCCTTCGGCTTCAACACCATCGTCTGCAACGGCAACTCCTTTGCGGAGCTGGAGCAGGCCTTCAAGATGTTTGATCTGTCCCACGGCAGCGGCAAGCCCACCTGCTTCCTGCTGCGGACCATCAAGGGACAGGGCGTCAGTTACATGCAGAACGCCGTGGAATGGCACGGCAAGGCCCCCAACGACGAGGAATACGAGAAAGCGATGGAAGAGCTGCGCGCAGCCCACGAATCGCTGGAAAAGGAGATCGAGCTCAACAATGGCTGA